The DNA sequence CAGGCCTACGTGAATCGGGAGTGGGAAGGTGTGGTCGACGTGGCCACTTCCATCCAGCCCTACGGATGGGTGGTGGAGCTGGCCCTTCCCATGACCACGCTGCGCTTCGACGCCAGCAAGCCAGAGCAGACCTGGGGAATCAACTTCTCGCGCCGCATCCGCCGCTACAGCGAAGACTCGATGTGGGCGCCGCTCTCGCGGCAATACCGCCTCTACAAGATGTCCCTGGCGGGCACCCTGACCGGTCTGACCAACCTGAAGCAGGGGCGAAACCTCTGGGTCAAGCCCTTTACCAGCGTGGGACGAGCCCAGGGCCTCAACGTCACCGGCACCGACACGAACCTGGACGGCGGTCTGGATCTCAAGTGGGGCGTGACGCCGCAGCTGACGTTGGACGTGACCGCGCTCACTGACTTCTCCCAGGTCGAGGTGGATGAGCAGCAGGTCAACCTGACGCGCTTTCCGCTGTTCTTCCCCGAGAAGCGCGACTTCTTCCTCGAGAACGAGGGCATCTTCAGCTTCCAGGACGCCCAGGTCCGGAACTACCGCCTGGGGTCGAGCCCGCGGGACTTCAAGCTGTTCCACTCCCGCCGCATCGGACTATCCCCCGGTCGCGAGCCCCTGCCCATCGCGGGCGGTGCGCGCCTCACGGGTCGCATCGGCAATTTCGACGTGGGCCTGCTCAACATGCAGACCCGTACCGACACGCTGGCACCCGCGGAGAACTTCTCCGTGTTGCGCCTGCGACGGAACCTCTTCACCAGCTCCGATATCGGCTTCATGTTCGTCAACCGCCAGCAGACCGCCGCTGGCTCCGACGACTACAACCGCGCCTTCGGCGTGGACGGCAACTTCCGGTTCGGATCCACGTTGGTGAACAGTTACTTCGCCTTCACCGACGACCCCGACGCCACCGGCCAGAACACGGCCGGCAAGGTCGAGGTGGCTTGGCGCAACCCACTATGGGACCTCTCCGCCTTCGGCAAGACCGTGGGAGACGGGTTTGAGCCCGATCTGGGCTTCGTGGCCAGGCGCGGCTTCCGGCAGGGGTTCGTGACGATGGGTGCCCACCCGCAGCCCGACCTGCCCAACGTGGCCGAGCTGAATCCCTACGTGGACGTGAGTGTCTACACGGATCTGGATGGGGAGCTCGAGACCCGCGAGGTGACGCCGGGACTGCAGATCCACTTCCTCGACAGCTCCACCCTGACCGTCGAGCACGTGCGGCAATACGAGCGGCTCGCCGACGCCACCGCCATCGCCGGCGCCACGGTACCCGCCGGCGAGTACGATTTCGGGCTCACCTCCCTGACCTACCGCTCGGACGGGGGCCGGCCCGTTGCCGGATCGCTGACCATGACCAAAGGTGATTTCTACGACGGGGACCGCACCTCGGTCGGGGGCACGATCACGCTGCGTCCCACCTTCCGTTGGTTCATCGAGGGCAGCTACCAACGCAACCGGCTGACGCTGGGTGGTCAGGAGGTCGACGCAGACCTGTACGGGGGTCGGCTCGGCTACTCGCGCAACACGCGCACGTTCCTGAACGCGTTCGTGCAGTACAACACATCGGCGGACGAGCTGGTCACCAACGTGCGCCTGAACATCATCCACGCGCCGCTGAGCGATCTCTTCCTGGTCTACTCCGAGCGACGGAATCTCGACCCCGCGCCGGGCGATCCCCGTCTGATCAACCGACTGCTCACGCTCAAGGTCACCCGGCTGTTCGCGTTCTGATGAGAGGACGCGGCGGTCTTCTGGTGGTGCTGTCCGCGCTGGCCGGGTGCGAGCGTCCCGAACGGTTCCAGCCGCCGCCACCCGAAACCTCGCCGGAAGAGCTGGTCACGCTGCATGAAGCAGTACGGGTGGCCGGCCTGGACGATCGGCGCTTCGACCACGCGCGCTACTGGTCCGGCGTGACCCCCTACCTCGGAGGCACGGTGCAGGCAGCGGTCGTCGGCACGAGCGCCGAGGGCCGGGACATCCGTCTGCTGCGCTACGGGCGGGGAGCTGTCCCCGTGCTGCTCTGGTCGCAGATGCATGGAGACGAGAGCACCGCCTCCATGGCGCTGGCCGACATCGTGCGCTTCTTCCATGAGCAACCGGAGCATCCCTTGGCGCGCCGCATCGCGGAAGGGGCCACCGTGTACATGGTACCCATGCTGAACCCCGACGGCGCCGAGCGCTTCCGGCGCCGCAACGCCCAGGGCATCGACGTGAACCGGGACGCGCGTCGCTTGCAGACGCCGGAGGGTCGGCTGCTCAAGGCGCTCAACGACTCGCTGAGCCCCGCCTTCGGCTTCAACCTGCACGACCAGAACGCGGCCGTACGTGTCGGAGATTCCGACCGAGGCGTGGCCATCGCGCTGTTGACGCCGGCGTTCGATTCCGCCCGCAGCGTCGACGACAAGCGGCGGCGCGCCATGCAGGTGGCTTCCGTGGTGCTCACGGCCATGCGCCCCCTGGTGGACGACCACATCGCCAAGTACGACGATACGTTCAACCCGCGTGCCTTCGGCGACCTCATCGGCGCCTGGGGTGCCAGCACGGTGTTGATCGAGTCGGGCGCCTGGCGGGACGACCCCCAGAAGCAGCACCTCCGTCGCACCAACTTCGTCGGGATCCTCTCCGCGTTGGACGCGATCGCCACAGGCTCGTACGCGCACTACGACCCCAGCCTGTACGACGCGCTCGACTTCAACGGGCGGCGCGTACCGGACCTGCTGGCGGCAGGCGGCACCCTGGCGGTCCCCGGCTTGCCCCCGCTCCAGACCGACCTGCTGATCCAGTACGAGCTGCCCCTGCTCCAGGACAGCGCCGTGGTGGTCGATATCGGTGACATGGGTGAGGAGGAGGCACAGGACACGCTGGACCTGACCGGCCTGTTCGTGATCCCCCTCCCCGAGATGCGCGATGCTCGGGGCGGAGTCGACACCGGCGCGCCGGCCTGGTTCGAGGTGGCCGAAGACGCCGGGGGCCAGCGGGTGCGCTTCAGGTTCGAGGGCCGCAGGCCAGCGAACCTCCCCTCCTGAGCGGCTCCGCCGCCGGGCACTGCGGCGTGTGCGGCCCGGACGCAGTCGGTGACCCCCCGGACGCGGCGAGGCCGCCCGCGCCCGGAAGGGCGGAGCGGCCTCGAAGGTCGGGAGGGCGAGTTCAGTCGTCGGGGGTTCGCCCACCTCGACCCGATCCATGGACCCTCGCGCTACCACTTCAGGGTTTTGTCGTAGATCTCGGAGCTGCAGATGGTGAAGAGCGTGCAGGAGTAGACGCGCAGCCGGATCGAGCTCTTTCCGCGGCTACCCGAGAACCCTGCCGTCAGGCGCACCTTGGCCTGCCCGACGATGCCCGCCACCGGCACGAAGGTCTCGATGTCGTTCTTGGTGGTCGAGAGCGTGATCGAGGTGATCTTGTTGTCGAAGGCGGTGAAGACCAGGTCCGCGCCCTTGTAGTTGGGATGCGTCTGGTAGCAGACCCCGATGACCTTGACGTCGAAGCAGGCGCGGGGGGCCGGATCGATCTTCAACGACTTCGTGGACGTAGTCCTGAGGTTGCCGGCGTCGCGCGCGGTCAGGGTCACCGTGTACGTCTTGCCGGCCGCGGGGAAGTCGTGGTCCAACTTGATGGCATCGAAGCCGTTGGCGACGGTGAAGGTGGTGCCGTCGCCCCAATCGATCGTGACGTCGGCGATGTCGCCATCGACGTCCGTGACGTTGGCGGCCAGCGTGGCACGGAGGTAGACCGTCCCCGATCCGGTGACGGCCATGGTGGCGACGGTGGGGGCCGTGGGCGCCACGGGCTCGGGATCCACGCCGGTGGCGCTCTTGTCGCAGGCGGCGGCGACGAGCGTGATCGCGAGCGCGAGCGCGGGGCGGAAGGCGGCGGTCATGCGCTTCATGTTCGATTCCTCGGGGGTTCAGGTTCTTCTCCCTTCACCCCGAGAAGCGAAAGCCGCCGCCCTCCACCCTCACGCCCCGTGAAATCCGCAGAACTACGCCATTTCCGGGTCTGGCCTCAGACGGTGACCGCCTTCCAGCGCCCCCTGCGGAAGAGCACTGCGGCCGCCACGGCCAGGGTGGCGTAGGCGATGGCGATGGCCGAGAAGACTCCCTCGGCTCCCCAGCTTCCCCGCACCGCCAGCCCCCAGGCCAGCGGGATCTCCCACATCCAGAAGCAAGCGACGTTGAGCCAGGTGGGCGTCCAGGCGTCCCCGGCCCCGTTGAAGGCCTGGGTCAGCGTCATGCCGTACGCGTAGAACAAGAAGCCCGCCGCGATGATGCGCAGGCCATGCACCGCGTAACGACCCGTGACCGCATCCACGCCGAACAATCCCACCAGCTGCGGGGCGAAGGCCACGAAGACCACGCCCACCGTGCCCAGGAAGACGAAGTTCATGAACGACGCCCTCCACACGGCGGACTCCGCACGCTCCGGCAGCCCTGCCCCCATGTTCTGGCCCACCATGGTGGCGGCCGCGTTGGACAGTCCCCAGGCGGGCAGCAGCGCGAACATCACGATGCGGATGGCCACCGTGTAGCCCGCCACCGCCTCGGCCCCGAACGTCGCGATGACCCGCACCAAGCCCAACCAGGACGCCGTTCCCACGAAGATCTGGAAGGTGCCCGTGGCGGACAGCCGCACCAGGCGGCCCATGACGTCGAGCCGGGGCCGGAACAGCGCCCACGCCACCCGCAGTCGGTCCGACAACCGGAACAGCGTGACCAGCTGGACGCACACGGCGGTTCCACGACCGATGGTGGTGGCCAGCGCAGCGCCCGTCACGCCCATCTCCGGGAACGGCCCCAGCCCGAAGATGAGGGCCGGATCCAGGATCAGGTTGAGCCCGTTGGCCAGCCACAGCACGCGCATGGCGATGGCGGCGTCCCCCGCTCCCCGGAATGCAGCGTTGAGCAGGAACAGCAATACGATCACGCTGTTCATGCCGAGCAGGAGGCGGGCGTACCCTTGTCCTACCACCACCACGCTCTCGCTCGCGCCCATGAGCGCGAGCAGCGCCGGCGCCTTCCACAGGCCGATCAGGCCCAGGCTCACGCCGATGGCGATGCCCAGCAGGATGCCCTGCGCGGTGGCGCGCCCCGCCGCCTCC is a window from the Gemmatimonadota bacterium genome containing:
- a CDS encoding DUF5916 domain-containing protein; translation: MSRSRSALPCALLTLAALAAARPSAATAQAGGIEAPMAAVDDPLSLPRPTLAAHHTTAAITLDGVLDEDAWLEADSTDGVFWATIPRQGVHSRERTVVRILYDDETIYIGAVLFDARPDQLFSAGLEQDFRTENSDIFGVALDTYFDRQNAFMFAINPAGALFDAQAFNDQAYVNREWEGVVDVATSIQPYGWVVELALPMTTLRFDASKPEQTWGINFSRRIRRYSEDSMWAPLSRQYRLYKMSLAGTLTGLTNLKQGRNLWVKPFTSVGRAQGLNVTGTDTNLDGGLDLKWGVTPQLTLDVTALTDFSQVEVDEQQVNLTRFPLFFPEKRDFFLENEGIFSFQDAQVRNYRLGSSPRDFKLFHSRRIGLSPGREPLPIAGGARLTGRIGNFDVGLLNMQTRTDTLAPAENFSVLRLRRNLFTSSDIGFMFVNRQQTAAGSDDYNRAFGVDGNFRFGSTLVNSYFAFTDDPDATGQNTAGKVEVAWRNPLWDLSAFGKTVGDGFEPDLGFVARRGFRQGFVTMGAHPQPDLPNVAELNPYVDVSVYTDLDGELETREVTPGLQIHFLDSSTLTVEHVRQYERLADATAIAGATVPAGEYDFGLTSLTYRSDGGRPVAGSLTMTKGDFYDGDRTSVGGTITLRPTFRWFIEGSYQRNRLTLGGQEVDADLYGGRLGYSRNTRTFLNAFVQYNTSADELVTNVRLNIIHAPLSDLFLVYSERRNLDPAPGDPRLINRLLTLKVTRLFAF
- a CDS encoding M14 family zinc carboxypeptidase, coding for MRGRGGLLVVLSALAGCERPERFQPPPPETSPEELVTLHEAVRVAGLDDRRFDHARYWSGVTPYLGGTVQAAVVGTSAEGRDIRLLRYGRGAVPVLLWSQMHGDESTASMALADIVRFFHEQPEHPLARRIAEGATVYMVPMLNPDGAERFRRRNAQGIDVNRDARRLQTPEGRLLKALNDSLSPAFGFNLHDQNAAVRVGDSDRGVAIALLTPAFDSARSVDDKRRRAMQVASVVLTAMRPLVDDHIAKYDDTFNPRAFGDLIGAWGASTVLIESGAWRDDPQKQHLRRTNFVGILSALDAIATGSYAHYDPSLYDALDFNGRRVPDLLAAGGTLAVPGLPPLQTDLLIQYELPLLQDSAVVVDIGDMGEEEAQDTLDLTGLFVIPLPEMRDARGGVDTGAPAWFEVAEDAGGQRVRFRFEGRRPANLPS
- a CDS encoding PKD domain-containing protein, with the protein product MKRMTAAFRPALALAITLVAAACDKSATGVDPEPVAPTAPTVATMAVTGSGTVYLRATLAANVTDVDGDIADVTIDWGDGTTFTVANGFDAIKLDHDFPAAGKTYTVTLTARDAGNLRTTSTKSLKIDPAPRACFDVKVIGVCYQTHPNYKGADLVFTAFDNKITSITLSTTKNDIETFVPVAGIVGQAKVRLTAGFSGSRGKSSIRLRVYSCTLFTICSSEIYDKTLKW
- a CDS encoding MATE family efflux transporter, which encodes MPVENTEIERRQSERPQEGGVLQLIVDALRGRGASPTEGPLTSAILLLAIPMVLEMVMESIFAVVDIFFVSRLGADAVAAVGLTESLVIVVYTLAMGLSIGVTATVARRIGEGDAEAAGRATAQGILLGIAIGVSLGLIGLWKAPALLALMGASESVVVVGQGYARLLLGMNSVIVLLFLLNAAFRGAGDAAIAMRVLWLANGLNLILDPALIFGLGPFPEMGVTGAALATTIGRGTAVCVQLVTLFRLSDRLRVAWALFRPRLDVMGRLVRLSATGTFQIFVGTASWLGLVRVIATFGAEAVAGYTVAIRIVMFALLPAWGLSNAAATMVGQNMGAGLPERAESAVWRASFMNFVFLGTVGVVFVAFAPQLVGLFGVDAVTGRYAVHGLRIIAAGFLFYAYGMTLTQAFNGAGDAWTPTWLNVACFWMWEIPLAWGLAVRGSWGAEGVFSAIAIAYATLAVAAAVLFRRGRWKAVTV